One part of the Cellvibrionales bacterium genome encodes these proteins:
- a CDS encoding HPP family protein has product MRSWIWRLRHVMGVPQHVPSWREQLVGSVTALAGIALVAVLGWTESLGASPWLLTSMGATAVLVFTVPHGMLSQPWAVLGGHTFSALSGLLVLHVLGQGVLACAVAVSLSIGVMHVTRCIHPPGGATTLFVVQSASTAAAGLDLLLSPVLLNVASILLAAVALNYPFAWRRYPAYLAFRHSSPAPQQLQQLLHEAPFTEKELALALDGMDETFDISDEQIQLLYEALSNIESSLPKLTADALEAGAFLQQRFARRAMGR; this is encoded by the coding sequence ATGCGTTCATGGATTTGGCGTTTACGGCATGTCATGGGCGTGCCTCAGCATGTGCCTTCTTGGCGTGAACAGCTGGTAGGTTCCGTCACGGCGCTGGCAGGTATCGCGCTGGTGGCCGTGTTGGGATGGACGGAATCACTGGGTGCTTCCCCTTGGTTGCTGACCTCCATGGGCGCTACGGCGGTGCTGGTATTCACCGTGCCGCACGGCATGTTGTCTCAACCTTGGGCGGTATTAGGCGGGCATACTTTCTCGGCGTTGTCAGGGCTGCTGGTATTGCATGTATTGGGACAGGGCGTGCTGGCGTGTGCTGTGGCGGTCAGTTTGTCTATTGGCGTGATGCATGTAACGCGTTGTATCCACCCCCCAGGCGGAGCGACAACTTTGTTTGTGGTGCAGTCTGCTTCAACAGCTGCCGCAGGGTTGGATCTGTTGTTATCTCCCGTGCTGTTGAATGTGGCGTCTATCCTGTTGGCTGCGGTGGCATTGAACTACCCGTTCGCATGGCGTCGTTATCCCGCGTATTTGGCTTTTCGTCACAGCTCGCCCGCACCACAACAACTGCAGCAGTTATTGCATGAAGCGCCGTTTACAGAAAAAGAATTGGCATTGGCGCTGGATGGCATGGACGAAACATTTGATATCAGCGACGAGCAAATACAACTGTTGTATGAAGCCTTGTCGAATATCGAATCCAGCTTGCCGAAGTTGACGGCAGACGCACTGGAGGCCGGCGCTTTTTTACAGCAACGGTTTGCGCGGCGAGCAATGGGGCGTTAG